The following coding sequences lie in one Tichowtungia aerotolerans genomic window:
- a CDS encoding response regulator transcription factor, which yields MIPITLWIVEDDTTYRRTLQRLLNRTGHITCSRIFPSCIEFLDAIQTNPQPDLVLMDLGLPGMGGVEGIQQLKVLAPDVTVIVLTVSAEKKKVLQALDAGAAGYLLKESSGPEIVNGLQQVFYGGAALSPSVAKIVVEELRNPAPADMFDLSVREIEVLEKLAAGLAVKEIASALNISVATARFHLTNIYRKLQVPSQTGAVAKALRAGII from the coding sequence ATGATTCCGATTACGTTATGGATTGTTGAAGACGATACAACTTATCGCCGCACCCTGCAGCGTTTGCTGAACCGAACTGGTCATATTACCTGCAGCCGTATCTTTCCGTCGTGTATCGAATTTCTTGATGCGATTCAAACCAATCCCCAACCGGATTTAGTGCTGATGGATCTCGGTCTGCCGGGAATGGGCGGGGTCGAAGGGATTCAGCAGCTCAAGGTGCTTGCTCCGGATGTAACGGTTATCGTGCTGACGGTCTCTGCAGAAAAAAAGAAGGTGCTTCAGGCGCTGGATGCAGGCGCGGCGGGATATTTGCTGAAGGAGTCCTCCGGACCGGAGATTGTCAATGGACTCCAGCAGGTATTTTATGGCGGAGCTGCGCTGAGCCCATCTGTTGCAAAGATCGTGGTTGAAGAACTTCGCAATCCCGCTCCGGCAGATATGTTTGATCTTTCCGTTCGGGAAATTGAAGTGCTCGAAAAACTGGCCGCGGGACTGGCGGTTAAGGAGATTGCTTCAGCGCTTAATATCAGCGTAGCCACTGCCCGGTTTCATTTGACCAATATCTATAGAAAACTACAGGTGCCGTCACAGACAGGTGCTGTGGCTAAGGCTCTGCGCGCCGGTATTATCTGA